From a single Arvicanthis niloticus isolate mArvNil1 chromosome 19, mArvNil1.pat.X, whole genome shotgun sequence genomic region:
- the LOC117723657 gene encoding uncharacterized protein LOC117723657, whose amino-acid sequence MEEMLSFRDVVIDFSAEEWECLGPSQWKLYRDVMLENYNNLVFLGLASSKPYLVTFLEQIQEPSDVKRGAAATVHPGGKCCTCKECGKVFEWTKVFQNHQIIDLGETPYKCEECAQHFHIPSLSSEETRIHTGEKSYKCDVCGKAFCIPLLLSKHKIIHTGENPYKCEVCGKAFQHPSKLSRHKKIHSEEKPYKCEVCGKAFHFPSLLLVHKRVHTGEKPYKCEVCGKAFHYPSILSKHKRIHTGENPYKCEVCGKAFHIPSFLSKHKIIHRGEKPYKCEVCGKAFHYPSRLSKHKKIHSGEKPFKCEVCGKAFQHSSRLSRHKKIHSEEKPYKCEVCGKAFRFPSLLLVHKRVHTGEKSYKCEVCGKAFQHPSKLSRHKKIHSEEKPYKCEVCGKSFHVSSSLSMHRIIHTGEKPYKCEVCGKSFHVSSSLSKHRIIHTGEKPNKCEVCGKAFQHPSQLSRHKKIHLEEKPYKCEVCGKSFHVLSSLSKHRIIHTGEEPNKCEVCGKAFRFPSLLLVHKRVHTGEKPCKCEVCGKAFHYPSILSKHKRIHTGEKPYKCQVCGKAFYYPSRLSSHKKIHTGEKPYQCVECGKAFCFPSSLSKHKTIHTGEKPYKCKECGKDFRFLSSLSIHKTIHTGEKPYKCEVCGKAFHYPSLLSKHKIIHIEEKP is encoded by the exons gaaatgCTGTCATTCAGGGATGTGGTCATTGATTTTTCTGCAGAAGAATGGGAATGCCTTGGTCCTTCTCAGTGGAAACTGTACAGGGACgtgatgttggagaattacaacaACCTTGTATTCCTGG GTCTTGCTTCCTCTAAGCCATACCTGGTCACATTTCTGGAACAAATACAAGAGCCTTCAGATGTGAAGAGAGGAGCGGCTGCCACTGTGCACCCAG GGGGAAAATGCTGTACATGCAAAGAATGTGGCAAAGTCTTTGAGTGGACCAAAGTGTTTCAAAATCACCAGATAATTGATTTAGGAGAGACACCCTATAAGTGTGAAGAATGTGCCCAGCACTTCCATATTCCATCATTAAGTTCTGAAGAGAcaagaattcatacaggagaaaaatcTTACAAATGTGACGTTTGTGGCAAGGCCTTCTGCATTCCATTACTACTTTCTAAACACAAgataattcatacaggagagaatcccTACAAGTGTGAAGTATGTGGCAAGGCTTTCCAACATCCATCAAAACTTTCCAGACATAAGAAAATTCATTCGGAAGAGAAACCATACAAGTGTGAAGTATGTGGCAAGGCCTTCCACTTTCCATCATTACTTTTGGTACACAAGAGagttcatacaggagaaaaaccctacaagtgtgaagTGTGTGGCAAGGCCTTCCATTATCCATCAATACTCTCTAAACACAAgcgaattcatacaggagagaatccatacaAGTGTGAAGTATGTGGCAAGGCCTTTCACATTCCATCATTTCTCTCTAAACACAAAATAATTCATAGAGGAGAAaaaccctacaagtgtgaagTGTGTGGCAAGGCCTTCCATTACCCATCAAGACTTTCCAAACATAAGAAAATTCATTCAGGAGAGAAACCATTCAAGTGTGAAGTGTGTGGAAAGGCCTTCCAACATTCATCAAGACTTTCCAGACATAAGAAAATTCATTCGGAAGAAAAACCATACAAGTGTGAAGTATGTGGCAAGGCCTTCCGCTTTCCATCATTACTTTTGGTACACAAGAGagttcatacaggagagaaatccTACAAGTGTGAAGTGTGTGGCAAGGCCTTCCAACATCCATCAAAACTTTCCAGACATAAGAAAATTCATTCGGAAGAGAAACCATACAAGTGTGAAGTCTGTGGCAAGAGCTTCCATGTTTCATCATCACTATCTATGCACAGAataattcatacaggagagaaaccatacaaGTGTGAAGTATGTGGCAAGAGCTTCCATGTTTCATCATCACTATCTAAGCACAGAataattcatacaggagagaagccaAACAAGTGTGAAGTGTGTGGCAAGGCCTTCCAACATCCATCACAACTTTCCAGACAtaagaaaattcatttggaagagAAACCATACAAGTGTGAAGTATGTGGCAAGAGCTTCCATGTTTTATCATCACTATCTAAGCACAGAATAATTCATACAGGAGAGGAGCCAAACAAGTGTGAGGTATGTGGCAAGGCCTTCCGCTTTCCATCATTACTTTTGGTACACAAGAGagttcatacaggagaaaaaccctGCAAGTGTGAAGTGTGTGGCAAGGCCTTCCATTATCCATCAATACTCTCTAAACACAAgcgaattcatacaggagagaaaccgtACAAGTGTCAGGTATGTGGCAAAGCCTTCTATTATCCATCAAGACTTTCCAGTCATAAgaaaattcatacaggagagaaaccatacCAATGTGTAGAATGTGGAAAAGCCTTCTGTTTTCCATCATCACTATCTAAACACAAGACaattcacacaggagagaaaccatacaagtgtaaagaatgtgggaaggacttccGCTTTCTGTCATCACTTTCTATACACAAGacaattcatactggagagaaaccctacaagtgtgaagTATGTGGCAAGGCCTTTCATTATCCATCATTACTTTCTAAACACAAGATAATTCATATAGAAGAAAAACCCTAA